A stretch of the Methanomicrobia archaeon genome encodes the following:
- a CDS encoding AAA family ATPase, which translates to MTKRGRIIAVAGKGGTGKTVIASLLLKFLTENGQGRVLAIDADPATCLPSTVGVTIKKTIGDVRDEIASPSQVFFSEEMPTDMLIEYKIEEIMVNTPRFSVLAMGHSEGPGCYCLINDMLRHFIDKLSSRFSTILIDCEAGLEHLSRRTTRDVDTLLVISDPTKRGMDTAASIKNLAEKLQINVRRIYLVVNKVTDDAEVQRVLPELIKESGLELVGMVPEDANIRAFDLVGKPIVDLPEDSEAVRAVKEIFEKVCEA; encoded by the coding sequence ATGACGAAGCGAGGCAGAATTATCGCCGTTGCGGGCAAAGGCGGCACGGGCAAGACGGTAATAGCCTCGCTCTTGTTGAAATTCCTCACGGAGAACGGGCAGGGACGCGTGCTGGCGATCGATGCCGACCCGGCAACGTGTTTGCCGAGCACGGTTGGCGTCACGATAAAGAAGACGATCGGAGACGTCCGGGACGAGATCGCGTCGCCGTCTCAGGTTTTCTTCTCCGAGGAGATGCCGACCGATATGCTGATCGAATACAAGATCGAGGAGATCATGGTCAACACGCCCAGATTCTCGGTACTCGCGATGGGACATTCCGAAGGCCCGGGCTGCTACTGTTTGATCAACGATATGTTACGGCACTTTATTGACAAGCTCTCGTCACGGTTCTCGACGATTCTGATCGATTGCGAAGCGGGCCTCGAGCATCTCAGCCGGCGAACGACGCGAGATGTGGACACGTTATTGGTGATCAGCGACCCGACGAAACGGGGCATGGATACCGCAGCGTCGATAAAAAACTTGGCAGAGAAGCTGCAGATAAACGTGCGGCGCATCTATCTGGTTGTGAACAAGGTGACCGATGATGCGGAGGTGCAGCGAGTGCTGCCTGAATTGATAAAGGAGAGCGGGCTTGAGCTTGTGGGAATGGTGCCTGAGGACGCAAATATCCGAGCTTTTGACTTAGTAGGGAAGCCGATCGTGGACCTGCCGGAGGATTCGGAAGCGGTGCGAGCAGTAAAGGAGATTTTTGAGAAAGTATGTGAAGCGTAA